DNA from Branchiostoma lanceolatum isolate klBraLanc5 chromosome 9, klBraLanc5.hap2, whole genome shotgun sequence:
GTTTACAGGACACACCCCCTTTCCAGGCCCTGTCCTATCTGATCACCTGTCTTACCATGTGTCTATTGTTGCCAACAACTTAAGGGCGACAGAACGAAGAGAAAGTTTTACCCACACCTTACCAACATAAGTGCACAAACTAAGGGGTCATGCGTCTAAGATGTTATCTAAATCTATTTATTTCTCTACATATTTTGCTTTTTATACTATTATTCGCCAAAGAATACACAAATGTATCCGCAAGAAATATGTATTTTGTCGCCTTCTAATTGACTAgagcaaaggtcacaatttgGAATATTCTATTTGTTGAGATCAGAATAGGGAATGTTCTATTAGCAGGTATTCTTGATTTCTAATGGTCTTCACAATGACACTTGATAACTGTTACACTTCTTTATTCAATTAATAATATAACTCTTGCTATGTCAATTGTATGATATTATAAACATCGTATCCagcatttttgaaaataatatttttttaattttattcctGCCTGTGGAagataccataatattgtacCCACAATGCACCCCACAGGAAACTCACATTTCGCATCCACCATTTTGTCAAGATGATGGACTATTCAGCAGTGGCGCCTCCATCGGCGATGTCGACGCCAGAAACACAAAATGCAGCGTTTGCAGACGCCTTACAGAGAGCGAGACAGGTGAAGAAGAGTGTTATCTCAAATTTTGTCGGAGCATTTTTTGTCTGTAGCTCAGAAATTTCGAGAAATAACGTCGTAAAGTGGAGGAGTCGACGCGCGCTCAGTGTCCACCGTGACATGACCGCGTGGTAGCAAATAATGCCTTGTTTGTCGAGCACGGATTCATCgcaaaaatcttttaaaaacttGGCTAAACTAGGAGTGTTTGACCCCGATATGGCAAGCTCTTTTTTCTAATAGATTTATATGTTATAACGTTGAAGATATCGGTAGAAATTGGTACGAGTTAAATTTTTCAGGGGGAAAATGTGTTGCACATGTCAGCTTCTGTGTTGCTGTCCCCGCTAGATTTGagatttgaaaatgatttataattTCATCCCGAATAAATGGACTTCGCCAACGGTAAATGTTAGCTGACCTATCtcaaatttcatacaagaaAGTCTGTGGAAATTTTGGACGTTTGCGTCGAAAACTTTGACCTAAATCTTGGCGTTTCTCGTGCGAAAATTTTTTTTGCGGCGCGGTGAAAAGAAGAGGGCTCCTTTGTTCTCATGAATGGCGTGCTCTCGGCTCTCAAGCGGAAACGCTAAGTTGGCATTTCCTAAGCAGTCTAGGGTCAGTTTGGGAAATAATCGAGCGTTATTTGGAAAGTGAAGACGACAGGACACTTTTCAGACCtttcatcttttcttttttttgccaaatataTTTGGTGAAGTATATCTCGAGAGATTCTTTACTATGTAAACAGATGTTTGCTGTCATACTCACTGCCAAAGACTGACATGGGCATGTTTAGAAAAGCAACCTTTTTTGTTTCTATCCAGCTAGTTCTTCCAGATGTACACAACTCGTTGTGTCAGTGTCTTGCAAGATATTGAGCAAAGTTGCATTTTAATGACAATGAATTTATTCATGTTGATTTACCATGAAATAATACAAATGTGATATGCTATCTTAGATTATTATTCAACTTTATACATTTGATAAGCTGTGATATTTTGTTAGTTATCAAAAGAAATATTACTTAATGAAGCCCCTATGTTTCTAGGCAAGATGTATTTcccaaaattttatcatttgcATTTGAAAATCCTTGGCACATTAAATCTTTATTgaagacataaaacatgtcCAAATTAGAAACAGGACACAAATTTTATGTGGATGCTCTATAGTCATTGGCAAAAGTAGAAGCATCTGGATCCAGCAAAATTTTTGGCAAACGGTAAAAGTTGTGTCTGGGGCAGAGGGGCAAACTGTcactatacattttgtactttttgatACTGAAAGCATGTCTGTCAATTGTTGCAAAACTTCCTTGTTGTCTGGTTTGTCACACTGTGTAGTGACTTTACCCTGGTATATTTGCTATTTTTCAAGAAAGTATTTTGTGAAAGCTAGTGTTGTGTTCGCTAGCTCATTACACATTTACGTAAATATGAATTTCTAATGGTATCCCCTAGCATTGAGGTTCAGATATTCCTCTCTCTGCTGTGCATACATGGCCACCTTCAGGAAAACATCTCTTGGCCTTCCAAAGGCTAGACGCATTGGTATGTGGTTCCAAAACATTGCCAACACAAGTGGTACTTGATGACAATGAACTCAAACTGTCTGCTGAAGGAAATTGGCTTTGGAGCCTGTAATTCATGTGGGTATTGCAGTCAAGCCGTAGTGCGTAGGGCTCTTCCAAAGTTTATTTACAAACCTAATATGGGTATTAAGTCACAGCCCTCTGTTTACCTGCTCAGTCCAGGGTAAATTTTTGGACTTTGAATAAGTTTGGTTAGCTGGCAGTTTTGCAGAATATTGACTGGCTGGTGAAAGATGCTTGTTGTGTAAGGGCTTCTATGTCGTTGCATggtcttttatttatttcagctttattacagGTGTAAATGGACAGAGGGAAACAGGAAATCCTTTGTCATCCCAGTCTGAGATTGACTCATTCTTCAGCAGATTGATTTACTCCTACTTTTGTGCTCAGCACTGAATTCAGCCTCGGTTTAGGCTCAGCCCAATCAAGGTTATCCAGTAGTACAATCTGATTGAGGTTTGTGCATGCCTATCAATTTATGCTGAAATATTGGGTATAAGCCCCCTAAGTGCTGGATACACTGCCTAGTTGATTACATCCATGGTTTTTCAGTTTATGGCCTTGGCATTTGGCATGACCACGGGGAAGATTTGATAATGCTGAGAttaaaaatatgcaaatcataacCTCCATGATTCCTCTTTTAAATCCTCTGTTTCAATTTATCTGTATGCCCTTGAATCGGCTACTGTAGGTTAGAGATGAAAGCCTGGAAGGAACCCGCTGTAATTGGATAACATGAAAAATCTGTGCTGCGGGAAGTGATAGTTGCCTCGGGCAATTCAAAACTGGATACTGACATTTCTTGCAATCGGTTATTGTGTTATACTGGTCGTCTGAATGTCATGTGACATGCTTTTCCCAAATCTGGTTTACAAGACCGCAGATGTCGTGTTTGGTatgtcaatttttttgcatgttGCACATTGAGTTTTTTTAGTCATGATTTTAAGGCCTTTCTTCCAGTTCTTGGTGATTTAAACTGTAGCTTTTTTACATCAAGGGTGCTGTTGTTTGCAGCATTATCTCTGGGATGTTGGTTTCCTTAGCTAATGTCATTACAACTGCACTTAGGATTCATCGTAGCTTTCCTTTGATGGCATTGCCTTTTGCagtattgattttgtttctttaggGAAAGCCTGTAAATCCTTATTTGCAAAACAGGTAATAAGGGTTATAAAATATGCATAAGCCCTTACTTATGTAGCTAGAATAAAAAGGCATAAATAATCCCCCGGTTGGTAAATGCGATATAGTTAATTGGTGCTCAAGGCTATCTTGCAATGACAGTAGAAATACTACTGGTTATCACAAGAAGTTTTCCTGTTTTATATGCTGTGGAACATTTGATATCACACTACATTTCTTTGTTGGCTCTTGGATAAAGGATGAATTGTAGTGTAAGGACACCCTTCTCAGCTGCTAGAACCAAATCTTACAAAGCACTCTCAAGTTCATGCCTGGGCATGACCCTAAAGTTATTTCTATCCTTCAAGAGAGTCAGCTTGCACAGCCATGGACTCCTTGGTTTTAAACTGTTAAAATCAAACCAATACTAACCTGAGTTCCTCGGCAATAGTGatactcaacagcccttgacaTCACTGTCACAAGAATGTCAGTGAAATGTCGGGTAGTAGTTTGTATTTTCATAGTAGAAGGGGATGTACTTTAATGTTTTTATTCATAGGATGAAAATACCAAAGGGGTACAGAGATACTGCAGATCAAGACCTGTTAAACCACTGCTGGCTGTTTGCCCTGAACAAGGAATTTGGCCCCTTGATCTTCCAGTCACAGGCAGTGACTTGTTCAGTCGTAATTCAGCTTCCTATATCTCTTACTGTTCTAAGGTAAAAGCAGATTTGTCAGAAAGGACTTGTAATGGGGTCCTTTCTACCGAGGTTGCAATGGAATGctgtagatcttgaaacttCCTCGCAGGCGTATTATTTTTTAGGTTTTCATGTTGACAGCTTCTTCGTTAATCCATGACACCGCGAATGCGTGCTTACTGTGTATTActttactgtactacagaatagtTTAAACCGTGGCTTTAAAACACCGCGAAAACATCATTTTCTCTCCTGCCACGAAATAATACCGCTATAGATAGAGAATTTTCTACAGTACAGAATTTTTCTATAAGGTAAGAATTTTATACAAGCAGTAATTCGGGTGTGGCAGTTTGTTAATGTTAGAGCATGTCATTTCAGATTGCTGCTAAGATAGGAGGCGACGGCGCGCCCCCCGAAACAGACTCTCGGAAACGAGGGTTGGATGACGGGCCAGGTGAGCTGAATGGCACACCTGACAACATGTTCCGAGACTACGGAGGTAGAGTTGGCGTTCTTTTACCCAGGGCTTTTACCTGGTTCCAAGGGTGTTTTACTGTGAGAAGGGCCGCGGTGCCACCAAACGCGCATTATGTTGTTCTGGTGTTGCAACCCACACAAATTCTTATGGCAAAGTAAACTTGAAGTCGTAGACAACATAAAATTATCAAGGGCAGGGTCTGCTGTCAATAGAGACCTCCCCACTGCAAAGAAGCAAAGATTATGTCAATCAACTATAGTTTTATGAATTCTCAAAGTCTTTTTATCGGTCTTGAAAAAGCATTGACTGAAAAACAATAAGATCTTTAGATCCTTAATCTTCATTCTTAACTCACACAAACAATCAACATTTTTGCTCAAACTCTTTGGCACTTGGAAGGACATAGCAACATACAAGCAACCGAACATTGAAGAAAATTCAACCATGGTCAAAGCCCTGGCAACTTGCTCGTGCAGAACACAAATTCATGAAAACCACAAAATTTAATTTACTTCTATAGTAAAAGCATTCTACAAAAtgccaaaaaatgtaaaaagtctATCAGTATAAGTGATCTTTGTGTTCTGCCGATCACGTTCTTTTGCATGCTGTGATAGTTACGATATCTAATGTGGACACCTTGTGGGTCACATAAGTAATCAACTCTTGGCTTGGGTTTAGAATTAATGGCTACAGAGGTATAGAGGAAGGTTCTTAACAGGAGGACTTGAGGATAGGGGTTGAGTGACTGAGTGCGTGCGTGTTTGAATGAATGGAGGTTCAGGAAATTTTAGGAAATCACTAAAACTTGGTTTCTAACACCAGCATGCATGCGAAGTAGCTTAGTTACGGTCTGAAAGGAGCTGCGTGGAAGACGATCGGATGAACGCCTGGGTGGAACGACAAGTGAGTGTGTGGGAAAAGGCAGGTTTCTtgatcctacatgtacaactttgtTCCCCACCTATAGATGGCGAGCCTGAGCCAAAGAAGCTAGCGGCACAGAATGATCGTAAGTAGTTAACTAAACCCGTACCACCAACAAATGTTCCACAAAGTTTCCACCGCAGCGAAGCCACAAAGTTCTGTTACAAAGCATCAGTTTCCTTTTTCCCATCTCTTTTTTGTTTTCCTGCTCAGACGTTCAAACTCTGTGTTGCTGAAgttctgttgtacatgtaccaccaaGAAGGCTGATGGTGTGAGTGTACGAATGGTGGAAGTGAGTGAGAGAAACGAAAGCacacataaaaagaaaaaaaatgtgtgggtgtgtgagtgagtgagtgtggtTGAAAGACAAGGGGCCCAGGGTCTAAGAAGGTCCCGCGCTGTTAGGGATGGTTTCACCCATCCAGTCTTCTTGGTGGTAGCCTTATTTACCCATCTTACTTAATTGccattaattttcatttttgtagCAATCATAAGAATAAAGCACCTTCTAATCTTCATATAATAACACCATTAGCCACCAAGAAGGCTGGACATATCTCTGAAGCTGATAATAGCCATACTTCTTTAACCATAAGTTGCATAATGCATGGGCTGGGGAGCTACACTTTGCCACACCATCTTCTGTTATAAGTGCCAGCGGGTGAATATTCGATATACAGACTGACAGACGTTTATTTTTCTCTAACACAGCCATCGGGGCCCAGCTTGCCCAGCAGCTTGCCCAACAGAGGTAAGTTTAACGATCAAAGTTGAGAGATGTCAAGATTTCCCACAATTATATATGAAACAAGGTAGCACCTACATGGCGATAAAATGCAATATGGCCGTGCCCATGGATGCCgacaaaaacaaaattgctGTAACAGACCTGTAATTATCACAGTTAGAATGTTTTAAGCAGCAAATTTCATACTGTTTTGCCATCATTAGTGTTCACTCCTTATCACTCCACTGAATTTAGTTTTAAGATTATCCTTCATCATACTCAATTGCTTGCTTGAATTAGTAACATACCAACAATAACTTGCTTTTTTCCCCAATTTTCCCATGTGTTGACTTTTATTACATCTTTTGTTTTGTCACCAGTGTATCACCGATCTTATGCTCTGTTGTTGAATGATCTTTGCCGTGTTTATTTCTACCACATAGAAACTTTTCATCTTCCAGGGCAGGAGGTGTCGTCACAGAAGAGTACAGAGTACCCGATAAGATGGTTGGCCTAAGTAAGTCTCATATCATGATGTCAGCCTATACATAAGAAGTTCAGTAACATCTCCCCCTTCCACTATAGGCTACAACTGCtaagcgaccaaagatttgagcAAACAAATTGGTTTACTTTTTatgtgaattgtcttttttaaaatcatactACTTACATCTTAAATCATATTCCACCTATTATGAAAgtatacaaatccaattttggtcactgtacGGACACtcttctagtggaaaggggacaTGAGGAAGAAAGTTAGTTGTGCTGTACCCAACTGTATCCCTAACTGTTACTGGGCAGTAGATTGCTCAGCCAGTATTTGAGTAACATAAGATATATATGTAGCACAGCATAATGTAGTAATAGAATGCCACCGCATGTATGCTGCACCATTGTATGGTCAGCCTTTACACTTAAAGTTTGATGAATGCTGGCACATTAGCTGACCATACTTTTAAACACTTCCCTACAGTAATTGGAAGAGGTGGTGAACAGATCACTAGATTGCAAGCCGAGTCAGGATGCAAAGTCCAGATGGCACAGGGTGAGAAGACCTTCATGTTTTCTAAACATAACTAATTCTTGACACCTCCCCCGCGCGAAATTAAAATATATTGTGTGCTACATTATTGTACATATAAACCACAGACTTAAAAGCGAAAACCTCCGTTCCCCACCTATCTCTAGATTCAGttcctgtgaaaataaatgatagAGTATAGAACAAGTTTTCATATTCAGTGAAATGCAACCCTTGTTCAAGATGTCTTGAATTTCTTACAGACAGTGGAGGCTTGCCGGAGAGGGTTTGCACACTCACAGGGACACCACCATCAATAGAGTAAGTACAACTCttcaaagatttaaaaaatagtAGAGAATAAAGTAATGTGGTATCCAAGATAGTGTTCAGTCCTTTTTTTATGTGATTTTTAATGATGATCTGTTGTTTCAGGCATGCCAAGCGATTGATAGACCAAATCATTGAGAAGGGCAGGAGTAGCGGGGCCACAGAACAGCCAGGTACCACGTTACCCGATGGCTCCATCGTGACAGAAATGATGATACCAGGGAACAAGGTTGGCCTTGTCATCGGCAAGGGAGGCGAGACCATCAGAAGCCTGCAGGTTAGTTTCTGATCTATGATCCATATATGGTCAAATATAAGTCATGACAGCTGCTTTTACACTTGTCTCTGCTAAAAGTGTGTAACTGTTCGTGGCCTCTTGCTATGACACAAATTTTCGCAAGTTGTCATTTTGTTCCTTCATCATAGTCTACCATGTGTTGTTTATGATACATGCAGAGCACATTGAAAACCACCCTAGTGGCGATATGTTGTCCCTGTgttaataaaatacataaatggAAAACATAGACGTTTGCTTTGTAAAACATTACAGTGCTTCTTGTATGTTTCTTTAGGTATACCGTAGATAACTTTGTTTGACATAAGTTGAAATGGCTaactgtttttatgttgttgaTCAATGCAGGAAAGGGCTGGAGTGAAGATGGTGATGATTCAGGATGGACCATACATGAACGCCCCGGAGAAACCTCTCAGAATCACAGGGGACCCACAGAAGACCCAGGTTAGTTGCTCTGAATGGCTTTTCCCTGTCTCCAAAGTCTGGAAAACCAGTACAGATTTTTTGCAATTCAGCTGGTTCACGATTTgaactgtgcatgtgcagtgtcataCTTTCTATGTCATATGTCATAGCTGTAGCCTATGAGACATAAGGCACACCTGGATATGGTATCAAGCAtagtctagacaagaactgttaacAAATTAGGTGCCTTCAAGATGTGTTTCGAGAAGTATCAAGCAGGTGAAAGATAAACCATCTCATTTTACTTCTGGCTTCGTTTGATTTTATCTTGTCTTTTCGCAGAGAGCCAAAGACTTGGTCATGGACCTCATCACAGACAAGGAGCTCGAGGTTGGTGAAGTATGTCGcagcactcactcactccctatCCCATTTATCGTCCTTTGTTCCCCATTTTGCAAGGGTTAGACTTACTTGCGCATCATTTgatactactgtatatgttgcCTGAAACAACTTGTGAATTGTTTTATCACGTGTGTAGAAAGCCCAAGGAAAGGATACATTGTACCATGGTTGGTACAAtaagtgggttcttttactagCGGAGAAGATTGTGTCTGGAGGCTAGTGTGTTGTCTCCTGTTCTAAAATAGAGACTGACCAAGTTGTGTTTGTCCTCAGGGCGAGTTCTTTGGTGGACCACAGGGCATGAGAAGAGGGGGCAGGGACTTCGACACGAATGACTACGGCAGCTCCAGGGGAGGCGGCGGCGGTGGTGGTGGCGGCGGCGGTGGCATGGACGTAAGTACTgtaattttatgttcactgttttcacagtcaccccTGTACTGTCAACTTATCACCGATAAAAACCTTTTGAAGTCatatatgattccttcacacatcagttctgtaaatcacttgccgctaatatgaagtttaagttcagcgaaaatgtttcttttccttACAGCGTAAAAtgttgctaccgtgaagataaactGAATTACAGTGTTATTTCTGTTGCAAACATTGTCTGCAAATAGACTTTCATTAGTGCACGCGGGAAGGGTTTTTCACCATCATTTTCCTCAGCACCATCATTTTGCACATCCTCATCCCTTTATTTCTCTTCGTTCCCACTGGTGGTCTCTACTACTGGGCGACCAACCTTTACCGCTGTTACTGTTATTAACAAGTGATTAAAGATGTTCACATTGTAAAGTAAGAATACTACAGTATGGACTAAGGTGACTTCCATACTTGAGTTCTTTGTGGTAAGTTTTGAATGGTCTCTTACAGATTCCAGTGCCTCGTTTTGCGGTCGGTATCGTCATCGGGAAGGGAGGAGAGATGATCAAGAAAATCCAGAACGAGACCGGAGTTAGAGTCCAGTTCAAACCAGGTGAGCATTGTGTGGTGGCCACAAGCATTTGTCTGCTATAGTCTTGATTTCCATTCATTTGTGTCTGAAAGTACTCCAACTGCACACAATTCTaaattgtaaatcttgaaatatttgcggttgttttatcttcgtggtgacctctcctGTGCGGATTCATGACTGTATGCAGATATCTTTTTctaactacagaattgttttaactacagatagagctgtgtacctaaaaaaattttaggtacaggtacaggtaccggtacagaggttcaggtacaggtccggacctgaacctgtacctgaactactaGTTAAAATTATGGTCGATCTTAAACAATGAAAGAAGCATGTTTGAACGGCACAAGTGCTAAGACAAGTTTGTAGTGCCTCCACTACATTTAACCACGgcattgcaatgtttacattttgctgtgtttccgaCAGTTTCCCCCATGCTCTTTGTTATATGTTCCCAAACTTTGGAACGGGGCATGTCAAATTACCAGTCTGATCAGGCTAGCATGAAACCAAAACTGACAGGTAATGAATACAGTAGAATGCAGCTACCCTACTaatagaccaatcaaaccacagaAAAAAGATTGCATCAGGCCGGTAACTGATTTCAACCAATCATATCGCTAAGTGACTGGCGGCAACTTGTTACAGTTATGGGCCGCGGCATGATAGTAGGCGGTatcagtttcactttcagttcCCACAAAGTCACCAACCCCCAACATCAAAAGAAACCTCACTTATAGCACAAGTGTTAAACAAGTAAATTGTCTGATAATacagaagtgaaaaaaaaatacattgtggGAGATGTAGTGCATAATTTTCTTAGTATGGGTGAGAAATCCCAAGCCGTTTGTGCTTCAATGTTGCCTTTTTGTGAAACAAAAGCACTGATTAGTTTCTCAGAGTCAGCCACAGAACCCGGCGCCGGTGTGTCTGGGGAGGCGTGGCCACCGTCTCAGAGCATGGGCCACGTGTGTTTATTTTGGGTGTTGCCAGGGAGAACTGGGCTTGTTGGAGTCTGGGGAGGTCTGGGAGGCGTGGTCAACGATTTAGATTTAGCTCACGTGCCACATATGTTACTCTTGCCTGGGAGTTGGGTATACTGTTTGCAGGGGGAGCAGTGTGTTTTTGCACACtgctttaaaactttttgtGACAATTACAATGTCTAGATTATGACTCACTGTTGTCTATGCATGTCTACAAAGTAATCTACTATATTGAAGTGCATTGTGCACTTATACAATTCTGATATTGGAACATTATTTACAGTACAAAGAGATGTTTACCCTACTAAGTAACTTGAACTGTTCCGGGAATTCCCGAGAAACACAGTGGGGCTGGAACGTGATGAATGGGCATGAATGGGCACTTGTCCGGACGCAAGTGTTGCTTTGTGAATGGAATTATACCCAACTCCCTGTTTTAAATGTTACTATTCTTGAGGTAGGCACTAGCAATGTtgtggtctgttccaagaagtatatatgcatgtataaacagtgtaacagtgtgagtatatgtttgattttggccagtatcggtacagtaccgataTTACAACTTCCGGtatttttggacctgtacctgattgatAATACCgatactgtatcggtactgtgtaccggtacacagctctaactaCAGACCTACAGAAAAAACTTCCTTTCCCCTTCTGCTTCCAAATTAGTTTTCTGTGAAAATAAACGAATTTGCAGTCACCACTTTGTGCTCCACATTTCAGATGATGGCCAGAACCCTAACAGAGTGTGCCAGTTGATGGGTCCTCCCGACAGATGCCAGGCAGCGGCCAACATGATCCAGAGCCTGGTGGAAGACGCACAGGTACACGACCAACCCAGTTGTCATCCTTACGACTGCACACGCCGCCTTACCCCTCACCAGAAATATGATAACATCTCCACATTTCATCTGTACCACATAATGTTTCCTTTCACCGCTAGTGATTTTGTCAAGCAGGGCTTTTGAGTTTGCCATAAGCAGGGCTTGAAACATTTATCTCACAAGCTTTGGTGTGCggatttgtttgattttttcgCACAATTTTACACCGATGAGGAAACTTGACATTTCAGCCAAATGCGACCGCTATTGATGTCGGTTTTGAGCCTGCTTGCAAGAATTGTTTAAGCCCTGCTTGCAAGTGTATCGCTTGTAGCTAGGTAGAAATGCGCCATGATATATCTGGACACTGAG
Protein-coding regions in this window:
- the LOC136441500 gene encoding far upstream element-binding protein 1-like isoform X1; amino-acid sequence: MMDYSAVAPPSAMSTPETQNAAFADALQRARQIAAKIGGDGAPPETDSRKRGLDDGPGELNGTPDNMFRDYGDGEPEPKKLAAQNDPIGAQLAQQLAQQRNFSSSRAGGVVTEEYRVPDKMVGLIIGRGGEQITRLQAESGCKVQMAQDSGGLPERVCTLTGTPPSIEHAKRLIDQIIEKGRSSGATEQPGTTLPDGSIVTEMMIPGNKVGLVIGKGGETIRSLQERAGVKMVMIQDGPYMNAPEKPLRITGDPQKTQRAKDLVMDLITDKELEVGEGEFFGGPQGMRRGGRDFDTNDYGSSRGGGGGGGGGGGGMDIPVPRFAVGIVIGKGGEMIKKIQNETGVRVQFKPDDGQNPNRVCQLMGPPDRCQAAANMIQSLVEDAQADFGFGGGRGFNPWNQRDQAGGGPGMGRGRGRGDWGRGPGGPGPMRTDEFPVPNNKCGLVIGKGGESIRTINQQSGAHVELMRNPPPHCEPGMKMFSIRGSPQQIDHAKQLIHEKISDDMHEPFGFGDRPFHPRKHGGPPGPPGGPGGPGGFNQGPPPPNQPPPPGGGPPPYAPQGWGNAYQQQWQQGQGGPNDPNKAAQDNAAAWQAYYAQYYNWQQQAQPPAPGQGPPQQAQQPGGGSGQQPDYSKAWEEYWKRTEQQQQQPQQPQQPQQPGGQQGAPGQQQQTPPQAGQQAQSGQPDYTKAWEEYYKRQAQQQQQQPAAQPQQDYSQAWADYYRQYGGAPGQSQPGQQGQ
- the LOC136441500 gene encoding far upstream element-binding protein 1-like isoform X4; the encoded protein is MMDYSAVAPPSAMSTPETQNAAFADALQRARQIAAKIGGDGAPPETDSRKRGLDDGPGELNGTPDNMFRDYGDGEPEPKKLAAQNDPIGAQLAQQLAQQRAGGVVTEEYRVPDKMVGLIIGRGGEQITRLQAESGCKVQMAQDSGGLPERVCTLTGTPPSIEHAKRLIDQIIEKGRSSGATEQPGTTLPDGSIVTEMMIPGNKVGLVIGKGGETIRSLQERAGVKMVMIQDGPYMNAPEKPLRITGDPQKTQRAKDLVMDLITDKELEVGEGEFFGGPQGMRRGGRDFDTNDYGSSRGGGGGGGGGGGGMDIPVPRFAVGIVIGKGGEMIKKIQNETGVRVQFKPDDGQNPNRVCQLMGPPDRCQAAANMIQSLVEDAQADFGFGGGRGFNPWNQRDQAGGGPGMGRGRGRGDWGRGPGGPGPMRTDEFPVPNNKCGLVIGKGGESIRTINQQSGAHVELMRNPPPHCEPGMKMFSIRGSPQQIDHAKQLIHEKISDDMHEPFGFGDRPFHPRKHGGPPGPPGGPGGPGGFNQGPPPPNQPPPPGGGPPPYAPQGWGNAYQQQWQQGQGGPNDPNKAAQDNAAAWQAYYAQYYNWQQQAQPPAPGQGPPQQAQQPGGGSGQQPDYSKAWEEYWKRTEQQQQQPQQPQQPQQPGGQQGAPGQQQQTPPQAGQQAQSGQPDYTKAWEEYYKRQAQQQQQQPAAQPQQDYSQAWADYYRQYGGAPGQSQPGQQGQ
- the LOC136441500 gene encoding far upstream element-binding protein 1-like isoform X15; amino-acid sequence: MMDYSAVAPPSAMSTPETQNAAFADALQRARQIAAKIGGDGAPPETDSRKRGLDDGPGELNGTPDNMFRDYGDGEPEPKKLAAQNDPIGAQLAQQLAQQRAGGVVTEEYRVPDKMVGLNSGGLPERVCTLTGTPPSIEHAKRLIDQIIEKGRSSGATEQPGTTLPDGSIVTEMMIPGNKVGLVIGKGGETIRSLQERAGVKMVMIQDGPYMNAPEKPLRITGDPQKTQRAKDLVMDLITDKELEVGEGEFFGGPQGMRRGGRDFDTNDYGSSRGGGGGGGGGGGGMDIPVPRFAVGIVIGKGGEMIKKIQNETGVRVQFKPDDGQNPNRVCQLMGPPDRCQAAANMIQSLVEDAQADFGFGGGRGFNPWNQRDQAGGGPGMGRGRGRGDWGRGPGGPGPMRTDEFPVPNNKCGLVIGKGGESIRTINQQSGAHVELMRNPPPHCEPGMKMFSIRGSPQQIDHAKQLIHEKISDDMHEPFGFGDRPFHPRKHGGPPGPPGGPGGPGGFNQGPPPPNQPPPPGGGPPPYAPQGWGNAYQQQWQQGQGGPNDPNKAAQDNAAAWQAYYAQYYNWQQQAQPPAPGQGPPQQAQQPGGGSGQQPDYSKAWEEYWKRTEQQQQQPQQPQQPQQPGGQQGAPGQQQQTPPQAGQQAQSGQPDYTKAWEEYYKRQAQQQQQQPAAQPQQDYSQAWADYYRQYGGAPGQSQPGQQGQ
- the LOC136441500 gene encoding far upstream element-binding protein 1-like isoform X14; this encodes MMDYSAVAPPSAMSTPETQNAAFADALQRARQIAAKIGGDGAPPETDSRKRGLDDGPAIGAQLAQQLAQQRNFSSSRAGGVVTEEYRVPDKMVGLIIGRGGEQITRLQAESGCKVQMAQDSGGLPERVCTLTGTPPSIEHAKRLIDQIIEKGRSSGATEQPGTTLPDGSIVTEMMIPGNKVGLVIGKGGETIRSLQERAGVKMVMIQDGPYMNAPEKPLRITGDPQKTQRAKDLVMDLITDKELEVGEGEFFGGPQGMRRGGRDFDTNDYGSSRGGGGGGGGGGGGMDIPVPRFAVGIVIGKGGEMIKKIQNETGVRVQFKPDDGQNPNRVCQLMGPPDRCQAAANMIQSLVEDAQADFGFGGGRGFNPWNQRDQAGGGPGMGRGRGRGDWGRGPGGPGPMRTDEFPVPNNKCGLVIGKGGESIRTINQQSGAHVELMRNPPPHCEPGMKMFSIRGSPQQIDHAKQLIHEKISDDMHEPFGFGDRPFHPRKHGGPPGPPGGPGGPGGFNQGPPPPNQPPPPGGGPPPYAPQGWGNAYQQQWQQGQGGPNDPNKAAQDNAAAWQAYYAQYYNWQQQAQPPAPGQGPPQQAQQPGGGSGQQPDYSKAWEEYWKRTEQQQQQPQQPQQPQQPGGQQGAPGQQQQTPPQAGQQAQSGQPDYTKAWEEYYKRQAQQQQQQPAAQPQQDYSQAWADYYRQYGGAPGQSQPGQQGQ